In one Mesorhizobium australicum genomic region, the following are encoded:
- a CDS encoding ABC transporter substrate-binding protein yields the protein MIQSHTNSISRRALLVAATLAATLPASFALAQSEPVEIHVMANEAFSNMIQSSEVAEFNKHYPNIKVTVDGVPYVELLAKMMLDATSPTPVYDVLIVDDPWTPQLADVGALQDLKSTEMAGFTAADFDWADFNAAPLAASEWKGTQYGVPLRSNMLMMFYNRSLYQKAGVPEPTPALTWEQYLEQAPKLVQDTNGDGKVDAWAIDTYFVREPLTPTIWQTIMNSNGGKLLDADGKPAFNNEIGAAALETHKKLLDFAPPGALAHGFTESLQAFRQGTVAAMFQWGSVYRSSAVDPKTTTLTPEQVGIQVLPAGSAGPGAHRGIWSGAVSAKSEKKQAAWTFLQWLSSKEGETWRANTLGTFPARKSTLASKPESEWLAPVYTALQLAYDVAAKGEMWRIRNPRSDAAQQILADEVARAMAGRVTAAEALQTASEKIEKVLN from the coding sequence TTGATACAGTCTCACACGAATTCGATTTCACGTCGCGCGCTGCTCGTGGCCGCGACGCTGGCTGCGACCCTGCCGGCGTCTTTCGCGCTGGCGCAGAGCGAGCCGGTCGAAATCCACGTAATGGCCAACGAGGCCTTCTCCAACATGATCCAGTCGTCGGAAGTGGCCGAGTTCAACAAGCACTATCCGAACATCAAGGTGACCGTGGACGGCGTGCCCTATGTCGAGCTGCTCGCCAAGATGATGCTCGACGCCACCAGCCCGACCCCGGTCTACGACGTGCTCATCGTCGACGATCCGTGGACCCCGCAGCTCGCGGACGTCGGCGCCCTGCAGGACCTGAAGAGCACCGAGATGGCCGGCTTTACCGCTGCCGATTTCGACTGGGCCGACTTCAACGCCGCGCCGCTGGCCGCCAGCGAGTGGAAGGGCACGCAGTACGGTGTGCCGCTGCGCTCCAACATGCTGATGATGTTCTACAACCGCTCGCTCTACCAGAAGGCGGGCGTGCCCGAGCCGACCCCGGCGCTCACCTGGGAGCAGTATCTCGAACAGGCGCCGAAGCTGGTGCAGGACACCAATGGCGACGGCAAGGTCGACGCCTGGGCGATCGACACCTATTTCGTGCGCGAGCCGCTGACGCCGACCATCTGGCAGACCATCATGAACTCCAACGGCGGCAAGCTGCTCGACGCCGACGGCAAGCCCGCCTTCAACAACGAGATCGGCGCGGCGGCGCTCGAGACCCACAAGAAGCTGCTCGACTTCGCCCCTCCGGGCGCGCTCGCGCACGGCTTCACCGAATCGCTGCAGGCATTCCGGCAGGGCACCGTCGCGGCCATGTTCCAGTGGGGCAGCGTCTACCGCAGCTCGGCGGTCGATCCCAAGACCACAACCCTGACGCCCGAACAGGTCGGCATCCAGGTCCTGCCGGCGGGCTCGGCCGGCCCGGGCGCACATCGCGGCATCTGGAGCGGCGCGGTCAGCGCCAAGAGCGAGAAGAAGCAGGCCGCCTGGACCTTCCTGCAGTGGCTGAGCTCCAAGGAGGGCGAAACCTGGCGCGCCAACACGCTCGGCACCTTCCCGGCCCGCAAGTCCACGCTCGCCTCGAAGCCGGAGAGCGAATGGCTGGCGCCCGTCTATACCGCGTTGCAGCTGGCCTATGACGTCGCCGCAAAGGGCGAGATGTGGCGCATCCGCAATCCGCGTTCGGACGCGGCGCAGCAGATCCTCGCCGACGAGGTCGCCCGCGCCATGGCCGGACGCGTCACCGCCGCCGAGGCCTTGCAGACCGCTTCGGAAAAGATCGAAAAGGTGCTGAACTAG
- a CDS encoding ABC transporter permease: protein MNNAALRPIVLPVFAFLAALALWQFVVRAFDVPEFLLPAPTAIFRAAVNFGWPLLTVHTLATLQTILLGFAMAAAIAVPLGVLLAANRFTSEALYPLIVFAHAVPVIAIAPIVVVVFGVGLTSRLIVVTLISFFPIMVSTASGILNTPRDMNDLGITVGASKVQRVLTISLPNALPFIFNGFRIGITGSVIGAVVGEFVSANSGLGYIVVRSTSDFDIPMAMAAVVVLATISVTLYQLVSAVQVRLTPWAPKLDR, encoded by the coding sequence ATGAACAACGCAGCACTCCGCCCGATCGTCCTTCCGGTCTTCGCCTTCCTGGCCGCGCTCGCGCTGTGGCAGTTTGTCGTGCGCGCCTTCGACGTGCCGGAATTCCTGCTGCCGGCGCCCACCGCCATCTTTCGCGCGGCGGTCAATTTCGGCTGGCCGCTGCTCACGGTCCACACGCTGGCGACGCTCCAGACCATCCTGCTCGGATTTGCGATGGCGGCCGCGATCGCCGTTCCGCTCGGGGTGCTGCTCGCCGCCAACCGCTTCACCTCGGAAGCGCTCTATCCGCTGATCGTCTTCGCGCATGCCGTGCCGGTGATCGCGATCGCGCCGATCGTCGTGGTCGTCTTCGGCGTCGGCCTGACCTCACGGCTGATCGTCGTCACCCTGATCAGCTTCTTCCCGATCATGGTGTCGACCGCGTCGGGCATCCTGAACACGCCGCGCGACATGAACGACCTCGGCATCACGGTCGGCGCGTCCAAGGTGCAGCGCGTGCTCACCATCTCGCTGCCCAACGCGCTGCCCTTCATCTTCAACGGCTTCCGCATCGGCATCACCGGATCGGTCATCGGCGCGGTGGTCGGCGAATTCGTCAGCGCCAATTCCGGGCTCGGCTACATCGTCGTGCGGTCGACCAGCGACTTCGACATTCCCATGGCGATGGCGGCGGTGGTCGTGCTGGCAACGATCAGCGTGACGCTCTACCAGCTCGTCTCCGCGGTTCAGGTCCGCCTGACGCCCTGGGCTCCGAAGCTCGACAGATAG
- a CDS encoding ABC transporter ATP-binding protein, translating to MTISDPPAADLPATSEAIRFDHVSVEFRTRHGEPVLALDSFDLSVAQGEFVSLVGPSGCGKSTALRLVAQLTETTKGQVRVAGAESLRGFSRVALVFQSPNLLPWKTVIDNVLYPVRFGSPAAGVDHRVRARELLALVGLERFENAYPSELSGGMQQRVAICRSLVLDPKILLMDEPFSALDALTREELQFELRRIHRHTGKTILFVTHSISESVLLADRIVVMAPRPGRLKDSFVVELAPDRTPATLHDPRFAQYSDRVREGIYGRAAA from the coding sequence TTGACGATTTCGGACCCACCAGCCGCCGACTTGCCTGCCACTTCCGAGGCGATACGGTTCGACCACGTATCCGTCGAGTTCCGGACAAGGCACGGCGAGCCCGTCCTCGCTCTCGACAGTTTCGACCTCTCTGTTGCTCAGGGTGAATTCGTCTCGCTGGTTGGGCCGTCCGGCTGCGGCAAGTCGACGGCGCTGCGCCTCGTTGCGCAGCTGACCGAGACGACCAAGGGCCAGGTGCGTGTGGCGGGAGCCGAAAGCCTGCGCGGTTTCTCTCGCGTCGCCCTCGTCTTCCAGTCGCCCAATCTCCTGCCGTGGAAGACCGTGATCGACAATGTGCTCTATCCCGTCCGTTTCGGCTCGCCGGCCGCCGGCGTCGACCACCGGGTGCGGGCGCGCGAGCTGCTGGCGCTTGTCGGCCTGGAGCGTTTCGAGAACGCCTACCCGTCGGAGCTGTCGGGCGGCATGCAGCAGCGCGTCGCGATCTGCCGTTCCCTGGTGCTCGATCCGAAGATCCTCTTGATGGACGAACCCTTCAGTGCCCTCGACGCATTGACGCGCGAGGAGCTGCAGTTCGAGCTCCGCCGCATTCATCGCCACACCGGCAAGACGATCCTGTTCGTCACCCACTCCATTTCGGAATCGGTGCTGCTCGCCGATCGCATCGTCGTGATGGCGCCACGGCCTGGCCGCCTGAAGGACAGTTTCGTCGTCGAGCTGGCGCCGGACCGCACTCCGGCCACGCTGCACGATCCGCGCTTCGCGCAGTATTCCGACCGCGTCCGCGAAGGAATCTACGGGAGGGCCGCGGCATGA
- a CDS encoding carbohydrate ABC transporter permease, with protein sequence MVDERHIGTRGSHSRVVRRFADLLSRWAFMVPAAVLLLAVLAYPIFYTIEISFSRFDLATFSAVEWVGWDNYAHVLDDYRFWDSMKVTLIYLVFALPLQIVLGFGIAFLINAEWRGRNVVRALFIIPMVVAPVVAGGIWRMILDPLWGMVNYLLGLVGLGPLDWFGDATLAMAALIIIDTWRWTPFVILTATAALLALPKDVFEAAEIDGANWWSKLWSITLPLLVPIIAATFVVRWLGAVKMFDIALAATYGGPGGATNVINLFIYEEAFRSLRFAESAAMAVIILVVTMILTALFLRGSRLLEERY encoded by the coding sequence TTGGTCGACGAACGTCACATCGGCACGCGCGGATCGCATTCGCGCGTCGTCCGCCGGTTCGCGGATCTCTTGTCGCGCTGGGCCTTCATGGTTCCCGCGGCGGTGCTCCTCCTTGCCGTGCTTGCCTATCCGATCTTCTACACGATCGAGATCAGCTTCTCCCGCTTCGACCTCGCCACCTTCAGCGCGGTCGAGTGGGTAGGCTGGGACAACTACGCCCACGTGCTTGACGATTACCGCTTCTGGGATTCGATGAAGGTCACGCTGATCTACCTCGTCTTCGCCTTGCCGCTGCAGATCGTGCTCGGCTTCGGCATCGCCTTCCTGATCAATGCCGAATGGCGCGGCCGCAATGTCGTGCGCGCGCTGTTCATCATCCCGATGGTCGTGGCCCCCGTCGTCGCCGGCGGCATCTGGCGCATGATCCTCGATCCGCTCTGGGGCATGGTGAATTACCTGCTCGGTCTCGTCGGGCTGGGCCCGCTCGACTGGTTCGGCGATGCGACGCTCGCCATGGCCGCGCTCATCATCATCGACACCTGGCGCTGGACGCCTTTCGTCATCCTGACCGCGACCGCCGCTTTGCTCGCGCTGCCGAAGGACGTCTTCGAGGCCGCCGAGATCGACGGCGCGAACTGGTGGTCGAAGCTGTGGTCCATCACGTTGCCGCTGCTCGTGCCCATCATCGCCGCGACCTTCGTCGTGCGCTGGCTGGGCGCGGTGAAGATGTTCGACATCGCCCTCGCCGCCACCTATGGCGGACCGGGTGGCGCGACCAACGTCATCAACCTCTTCATCTACGAAGAGGCCTTCCGCTCGCTGCGCTTCGCCGAATCCGCCGCCATGGCGGTGATCATCCTGGTCGTCACGATGATCCTCACGGCCCTGTTCCTGCGCGGCAGCCGCCTGCTGGAGGAACGCTATTGA